A window of Ananas comosus cultivar F153 linkage group 4, ASM154086v1, whole genome shotgun sequence contains these coding sequences:
- the LOC109708809 gene encoding heterogeneous nuclear ribonucleoprotein L-like, which yields MGWHPPVAGSPGGARRGSGAPGDGGGGWRNSAHAGSSSSSGGSLAVAGADDNSPQGSEGGGGRGPREAAVARRKGGSSKPEPTKMRGLASAVASTVHEAVEDESPEMRQCREGPREWHGSPCKSSSQGRRKGESEREKDEEMERLRGSSSAEQSPMPVRHRGKVAVMLEA from the coding sequence ATGGGGTGGCACCCACCGGTGGCGGGGTCCCCAGGGGGCGCAAGGAGGGGAAGCGGGGCACCGGGAGATGGCGGTGGCGGCTGGAGAAACTCAGCCCACGCAGGCTCGAGCTCAAGCTCGGGTGGCTCTTTGGCGGTAGCAGGGGCCGACGACAACAGTCCTCAGGGATCAGAAGGAGGCGGCGGAAGGGGGCCCAGGGAGGCGGCAGTGGCGCGGAGGAAAGGTGGCTCCTCCAAGCCCGAGCCCACGAAAATGAGAGGTCTGGCGAGCGCGGTGGCCTCGACAGTGCATGAGGCCGTCGAAGATGAGTCGCCGGAGATGAGGCAGTGCAGGGAGGGCCCGAGGGAGTGGCACGGCTCTCCTTGCAAATCGAGTTCacaaggaagaagaaagggagagagtgaaagagaaaaagatgaagAGATGGAGAGGCTGAGGGGCTCCTCGTCGGCCGAGCAGTCGCCGATGCCGGTGAGGCATAGGGGGAAGGTGGCAGTCATGCTCGAAGCCTAG